A genomic segment from Actinomadura hallensis encodes:
- a CDS encoding ABC transporter substrate-binding protein: MKRFARVTAAGALALALPLALATGCSDKATGGSAETGADGVKHGPGVTDDKISIGVQTDMTGVYAPLGKSLTQAQQMYAEQVNAEGGICGRKIELVVRDHGYDVQKAMAAYSELESNVIGLVQFIGSPMVTALGDRITGDKMFVIPNAWATTLLGNQYIQVTGTTYDVDMINALDFLTEEKGIKKGDKVGHVYFEGDYGESALNGSKHAAKELGLEIVEQKIKATDDDMSAQVSALQSAGVSAILMSAGPKQSASLAGVARSKGLMVPIVASNSGFSPQLLKTPAAPALLKGFYLASAGAPISSDLEKIKKLREDYKKKYPGEPLDNAVVNGYTSAVVFGDALTKACEAKDLTREGLIKAHRSTTAYDDGYGTPMDFSKVDEPGTRKTYILRTDEKAEGGLVVEREATASKIAEAYEVPAGK; the protein is encoded by the coding sequence ATGAAACGATTCGCTCGCGTCACGGCCGCCGGCGCGCTCGCGCTGGCACTGCCGCTGGCCCTGGCGACCGGCTGCAGCGACAAGGCGACCGGCGGCTCGGCGGAGACCGGGGCCGACGGCGTCAAGCACGGCCCCGGCGTCACCGACGACAAGATCAGCATCGGCGTCCAGACGGACATGACCGGGGTGTACGCCCCGCTCGGCAAGAGCCTGACCCAGGCCCAGCAGATGTACGCCGAGCAGGTGAACGCCGAGGGCGGCATCTGCGGCCGCAAGATCGAGCTCGTGGTCCGCGACCACGGGTACGACGTGCAGAAGGCCATGGCCGCCTACAGCGAGCTGGAGTCCAACGTCATCGGGCTGGTGCAGTTCATCGGCTCGCCGATGGTGACGGCGCTCGGCGACCGCATCACCGGCGACAAGATGTTCGTCATCCCCAACGCGTGGGCGACGACGCTGCTCGGCAACCAGTACATCCAGGTCACCGGCACCACCTACGACGTCGACATGATCAACGCCCTCGACTTCCTCACCGAGGAGAAGGGGATCAAGAAGGGCGACAAGGTCGGCCACGTCTACTTCGAGGGCGACTACGGCGAGAGCGCGCTCAACGGCTCCAAGCACGCGGCCAAGGAGCTCGGCCTGGAGATCGTCGAGCAGAAGATCAAGGCGACCGACGACGACATGAGCGCGCAGGTGTCGGCGCTGCAGAGCGCCGGCGTGTCGGCGATCCTGATGAGCGCCGGGCCCAAGCAGTCGGCGTCGCTCGCCGGCGTCGCCCGGTCCAAGGGCCTCATGGTGCCGATCGTGGCGAGCAACTCCGGGTTCTCCCCGCAGCTGCTGAAGACCCCGGCGGCGCCCGCGCTGCTGAAGGGCTTCTACCTCGCCAGCGCCGGCGCGCCGATCTCCTCCGACCTGGAGAAGATCAAGAAGCTGCGCGAGGACTACAAGAAGAAGTACCCCGGGGAGCCGCTGGACAACGCGGTCGTCAACGGCTACACCAGCGCCGTGGTCTTCGGCGACGCGCTCACCAAGGCGTGCGAGGCCAAGGACCTCACGCGCGAGGGCCTGATCAAGGCGCACCGGTCCACCACGGCCTACGACGACGGGTACGGCACGCCGATGGACTTCTCGAAGGTCGACGAGCCCGGCACCCGCAAGACCTACATCCTGCGGACCGACGAGAAGGCCGAGGGCGGCCTGGTCGTCGAGCGGGAGGCCACCGCCTCCAAGATCGCTGAGGCGTACGAGGTCCCCGCGGGCAAGTGA
- a CDS encoding MTH1187 family thiamine-binding protein, which produces MLVAFSVTPLGAGEEVGELVAEAVRVVRESGLPNRTDAMFTTIEGEWDEVMAVVKAATDAVAARAPRVSLVVKADLRPGVTGALDAKVESVERRLRTG; this is translated from the coding sequence ATGCTCGTCGCGTTCTCGGTGACCCCGCTCGGCGCGGGCGAGGAGGTCGGCGAACTCGTCGCGGAGGCGGTCCGGGTGGTGCGCGAGAGCGGGCTGCCCAACCGCACCGACGCCATGTTCACCACGATCGAGGGCGAGTGGGACGAGGTGATGGCCGTCGTGAAGGCCGCCACCGACGCGGTCGCCGCCCGGGCGCCGCGCGTCAGCCTCGTCGTCAAGGCCGACCTGCGGCCCGGTGTGACGGGCGCCCTCGACGCGAAGGTCGAGTCGGTGGAACGGCGGCTCCGGACCGGCTGA
- a CDS encoding monovalent cation/H+ antiporter complex subunit F encodes MNVVYIVTMVLLGAAFLMTTARLVRGPSSFDRIMALDVMAVLLVSGIAVHSVFWGEPAYAALLLVVSMLGFVGSVSAARLAGARKEKRT; translated from the coding sequence TTGAACGTCGTCTACATCGTGACGATGGTGCTGCTGGGCGCCGCGTTCCTGATGACGACCGCGCGGCTCGTGCGCGGCCCCTCCAGTTTCGACCGCATCATGGCCCTGGACGTCATGGCCGTCCTGCTGGTCAGCGGCATCGCGGTGCACTCCGTCTTCTGGGGCGAGCCCGCGTACGCCGCGCTGCTGCTGGTCGTGTCGATGCTCGGTTTCGTCGGTTCGGTCAGCGCCGCGCGCCTGGCCGGGGCCCGCAAGGAGAAGCGCACGTGA
- a CDS encoding ABC transporter ATP-binding protein, protein MANGTLAVRNLSVSYGRAVRALHGVSLDVPAGSVTAVLGANGAGKSTLLRAISGTLPFHRGAVDSGTIRLGDRSLIGLHPATVVAAGVVQVPEGRRVFGRLSVEENLRAGALGAPSRSEAAKAHARVLELFPVLAERARQRAGLLSGGEQQMLAIGRALMACPSVLLLDEPTLGLAPLMAERIAETIREINLQGTAILLIEQNAALALELSSHAHVLEVGAVTLHGPSEELAGSDEVRRRYLGVGDDSEAGDADDAGDAVTPPALGRWTG, encoded by the coding sequence ATGGCGAACGGGACCCTCGCGGTCCGGAACCTGTCGGTGAGCTACGGCCGGGCCGTACGAGCGTTGCACGGCGTGTCGCTGGACGTCCCGGCGGGGTCGGTGACGGCCGTGCTCGGCGCCAACGGCGCGGGCAAGTCGACGCTGCTCCGGGCGATCTCCGGGACGCTGCCGTTCCACCGCGGCGCGGTGGACTCGGGCACGATCCGGCTCGGCGACCGCTCCCTCATCGGCCTGCATCCCGCGACCGTCGTGGCGGCGGGGGTCGTGCAGGTGCCCGAGGGGCGGCGGGTGTTCGGCCGGCTCAGCGTCGAGGAGAACCTGCGGGCCGGCGCGCTCGGCGCCCCCAGCCGCTCCGAGGCCGCCAAGGCGCACGCGCGGGTGCTGGAGCTCTTCCCGGTCCTCGCGGAACGGGCCAGGCAGCGCGCCGGGCTGCTGTCCGGCGGCGAGCAGCAGATGCTCGCGATCGGCCGGGCGCTCATGGCGTGCCCGTCGGTCCTGCTGCTGGACGAGCCGACCCTCGGGCTCGCCCCGCTCATGGCCGAGCGCATCGCCGAGACCATCCGGGAGATCAACCTGCAGGGCACGGCGATCCTGCTGATCGAGCAGAACGCCGCGCTCGCGCTCGAGCTGTCCTCGCACGCGCACGTCCTGGAGGTCGGCGCCGTCACGCTGCACGGCCCGTCGGAGGAACTGGCGGGCAGCGACGAGGTCAGGCGCCGCTACCTCGGGGTCGGCGACGACTCCGAGGCCGGCGACGCCGATGACGCCGGTGACGCCGTCACCCCTCCCGCGCTGGGGAGGTGGACGGGTTGA
- a CDS encoding FecCD family ABC transporter permease, protein MTGGRLLDRGPRLAVVRTPAGLSLRFRPRAVAVAAACLAVALGMAVLLIGTGDFPMGPAEVVRTLAGQGSPADTLIVNEIRLPRAVTGLAVGAALGLSGAIFQSLVRNPLGSPDILGFTQGASTGVLAVIVLAGGGSAAVAGGAAAGGLATGLLVYAVAGRRGAHGQRLILVGIGVAAILTGVNGYLITQAEIVEAARAVLWLTGSLDGRDWSDAAPVLAGLAVLGPLVLVACGRALRMLEMGDDAAHGLGVPIERVRLVLLAAAVLLASLAAAAAGPVAFVALTAPQLARRLTRTPGPNLLPAMCMGAALLVAADWAALRAFPGHQLPVGVVTGLLGGGYLVWLLVTERKTGRI, encoded by the coding sequence ATGACCGGCGGCCGCCTCCTGGACCGCGGACCGCGCCTCGCCGTCGTGCGGACCCCCGCCGGGCTCTCGCTGCGCTTCCGGCCGCGCGCCGTCGCCGTCGCCGCGGCCTGCCTGGCCGTGGCGCTCGGCATGGCCGTGCTGCTCATCGGCACCGGGGACTTCCCGATGGGCCCCGCCGAGGTCGTGCGCACCCTGGCCGGGCAGGGGTCGCCCGCCGACACGCTCATCGTCAACGAGATCAGGCTGCCGCGCGCGGTGACGGGCCTCGCGGTCGGCGCGGCGCTCGGCCTGTCCGGCGCGATCTTCCAGTCGCTGGTCCGCAACCCGCTCGGCAGCCCCGACATCCTCGGCTTCACCCAGGGCGCCTCCACCGGCGTCCTCGCCGTGATCGTGCTGGCCGGCGGCGGCAGCGCCGCCGTCGCCGGGGGCGCCGCGGCCGGCGGGCTGGCGACCGGGCTGCTCGTGTACGCGGTCGCGGGACGGCGCGGCGCGCACGGCCAGCGGCTCATCCTCGTCGGGATCGGCGTCGCCGCGATCCTCACCGGCGTGAACGGCTACCTGATCACCCAGGCGGAGATCGTCGAGGCCGCCCGCGCCGTGCTGTGGCTGACGGGCAGCCTGGACGGACGGGACTGGTCGGACGCGGCGCCGGTGCTGGCCGGGCTCGCCGTCCTCGGGCCGCTCGTCCTGGTCGCCTGCGGCCGCGCGCTGCGGATGCTGGAGATGGGCGACGACGCCGCGCACGGGCTCGGCGTTCCGATCGAGCGGGTGCGGCTGGTGCTGCTGGCCGCCGCGGTGCTGCTCGCCTCGCTCGCCGCGGCGGCGGCCGGCCCGGTCGCGTTCGTCGCGCTGACCGCGCCGCAGCTCGCCCGCCGGCTGACCCGCACCCCCGGCCCCAACCTGCTCCCCGCGATGTGCATGGGCGCGGCGCTGCTGGTGGCCGCCGACTGGGCGGCGCTGCGCGCCTTCCCCGGGCACCAGCTCCCGGTCGGGGTGGTGACCGGGCTCCTCGGCGGCGGATACCTCGTCTGGCTCCTCGTGACCGAACGGAAGACGGGACGGATCTGA
- a CDS encoding branched-chain amino acid ABC transporter permease — MSTFIELVINGISAGSVYALIALGFVIIFKATEVVNFAHASLLLAGGYITAVLHEHIGFLAALAAGIAGAAVLGVLVEVLILRRARVEDQAVLAIVTIGVDIVLATELTRRIGTQVLSLGDPWQDKIVYVGGVGIAQTRIAAFAAAALIITAFLLAFRFTSWGVAMRAAAEDGETAALMGIRLSRVSLAAWAIAGALATVAALFLTVFPTPGLDRSTSFAAMKAFPAAILGGLDSTTGALVGGLLIGLTESLVTGYQGDLTFLGRGIGGVAPFLVMLIVLLIRPAGLFGTRELSRV, encoded by the coding sequence TTGAGCACGTTCATCGAGCTGGTGATCAACGGGATCTCGGCGGGGTCGGTCTACGCGCTGATCGCCCTGGGCTTCGTGATCATTTTCAAGGCCACCGAGGTGGTCAACTTCGCGCACGCCTCGCTGCTGCTGGCGGGCGGCTACATCACGGCCGTGCTCCACGAGCACATCGGGTTCCTCGCGGCGCTCGCCGCCGGGATCGCCGGCGCGGCCGTCCTCGGCGTCCTGGTCGAGGTGCTGATCCTGCGGCGCGCCCGGGTCGAGGACCAGGCGGTGCTGGCGATCGTCACGATCGGCGTCGACATCGTGCTGGCGACCGAGCTGACCCGGCGGATCGGCACGCAGGTCCTCTCGCTCGGCGACCCCTGGCAGGACAAGATCGTGTACGTCGGCGGCGTCGGCATCGCCCAGACGCGCATCGCCGCGTTCGCCGCCGCGGCGCTCATCATCACGGCGTTCCTGCTCGCGTTCCGCTTCACCTCGTGGGGCGTGGCGATGCGGGCGGCGGCCGAGGACGGCGAGACCGCCGCGCTGATGGGCATCCGCCTGTCGCGGGTCTCGCTGGCGGCCTGGGCCATCGCGGGCGCCCTGGCGACCGTCGCCGCCCTGTTCCTGACGGTGTTCCCCACGCCGGGGCTCGACCGCAGCACCTCGTTCGCCGCCATGAAGGCGTTCCCCGCCGCGATCCTCGGCGGGCTCGACTCCACCACCGGCGCGCTGGTCGGCGGCCTGCTCATCGGCCTCACCGAGTCGCTGGTGACCGGCTACCAGGGCGACCTGACGTTCCTCGGCCGCGGCATCGGCGGCGTGGCGCCGTTCCTGGTGATGCTCATCGTGCTGCTGATCCGCCCCGCGGGCCTGTTCGGGACGAGGGAGCTGTCGCGTGTCTGA
- a CDS encoding siderophore-interacting protein, whose product MTRPRTGPAHPFAFFDLGVCRSERLGPGMVRIAFGVEPAGGSGTEFVSAGRDQRFKLFFPHPHQGLDRRAVVFTGYWRRGAGEEDLLAEYAGASPATDE is encoded by the coding sequence ATGACCCGCCCCAGGACCGGGCCCGCGCACCCCTTCGCCTTCTTCGACCTCGGCGTCTGCCGCTCGGAGCGGCTCGGTCCCGGCATGGTCCGGATCGCCTTCGGGGTGGAACCGGCCGGCGGCTCCGGGACGGAGTTCGTCTCGGCCGGGCGCGACCAGCGCTTCAAGCTGTTCTTCCCGCACCCGCACCAGGGCCTCGACCGCCGCGCCGTCGTCTTCACCGGCTACTGGCGCCGCGGCGCCGGCGAGGAGGACCTCCTCGCCGAGTACGCCGGCGCCTCCCCCGCCACCGACGAGTAG
- a CDS encoding ABC transporter ATP-binding protein has protein sequence MTGTAVHSDELVVSDLTVRFAGLTALDGVGFTVAPGSVHALIGPNGAGKSTCFNVLSGVYRATSGSVRFGGTELTTLAPHRIAALGVARTFQNIALSRHLTAEDNLMLGRHRLTRAGFASAGLRLPWARREDARHRARVRDIAAFVGVERHLSAPAGTLPYGVQKRLELARALAMEPRLLLLDEPVAGMNGGERRRMTEVIARARADLGLSILIVEHDMGMVMRLADEVTVLDFGRRIASGEPERVQRDPAVIRAYLGAAHDPAAPSRGEGNP, from the coding sequence TTGACCGGCACCGCGGTCCACTCGGACGAGCTCGTGGTGAGCGACCTCACCGTCCGGTTCGCCGGCCTCACGGCGCTCGACGGGGTCGGGTTCACCGTCGCGCCCGGGAGCGTCCACGCGCTCATCGGGCCGAACGGCGCCGGCAAGTCGACGTGCTTCAACGTCCTGTCCGGGGTGTACCGGGCGACGAGCGGCAGCGTCCGGTTCGGCGGGACGGAGCTGACGACGCTCGCCCCGCACCGCATCGCCGCCCTCGGCGTCGCCCGCACGTTCCAGAACATCGCGCTGTCGCGGCACCTGACCGCCGAGGACAACCTGATGCTGGGGCGGCACCGCCTCACCCGCGCCGGGTTCGCGTCCGCCGGCCTGCGGCTGCCGTGGGCGAGGCGCGAGGACGCCCGGCACCGGGCCCGGGTTCGCGACATCGCCGCGTTCGTCGGCGTGGAGCGGCACCTCTCCGCCCCCGCGGGCACCCTGCCCTACGGCGTCCAGAAGCGGCTGGAACTGGCGCGCGCGCTGGCGATGGAGCCCCGGCTGCTGCTCCTGGACGAGCCGGTCGCCGGCATGAACGGCGGGGAGCGGCGGCGGATGACCGAGGTCATCGCCCGCGCCCGCGCCGACCTCGGCCTCTCGATCCTGATCGTCGAGCACGACATGGGCATGGTCATGCGGCTGGCCGACGAGGTCACCGTCCTGGACTTCGGCCGGCGCATCGCGAGCGGCGAACCGGAGCGGGTGCAGCGCGATCCCGCCGTGATCCGTGCCTACCTCGGCGCCGCGCACGACCCGGCGGCGCCCTCCCGCGGGGAAGGAAATCCTTGA
- a CDS encoding ABC transporter substrate-binding protein gives MSNPGAPQHTRAALSRRGFLGAGGALALGALIAACGGDGGDKSSSGGGSWSFTDDRGEKIRLDARPGRVVAYVAAAAALYDFGVDEQLVGVFGPTKLKDGSPDPQAGDLPVDRLEIIGNAFGEFNIEKYAALRPELLVSNMFVDDELFYVPPESKDKIYGLAPSVAISAGSVPLPKPIERTAELAAALGADVKSDKVTADRRRFEKAAERVRAAAEEKRGLKVLAASASPDLFYASSPDKNTDLIYLKELGVDIVVPEKLDQAGYFENLSWENAGKYKADLILLDSRTQALQPKDLGDKPTWKELPAVKAGQVVPWQPEPRFSYAGCAPILEEFAAALQSAKKAG, from the coding sequence ATGTCGAACCCCGGTGCCCCACAGCACACCCGCGCGGCCCTGTCCCGGCGCGGCTTCCTCGGCGCGGGCGGCGCCCTCGCCCTCGGAGCCCTCATCGCGGCGTGCGGCGGCGACGGCGGGGACAAGTCCTCCTCCGGCGGGGGCTCCTGGTCGTTCACCGACGACCGCGGCGAGAAGATCCGGCTGGACGCGCGGCCGGGACGCGTCGTCGCCTACGTCGCGGCGGCCGCAGCCCTGTACGACTTCGGCGTCGACGAGCAGCTCGTCGGGGTGTTCGGCCCGACGAAGCTGAAGGACGGCAGTCCCGACCCGCAGGCCGGGGACCTCCCCGTCGACCGGCTGGAGATCATCGGCAACGCCTTCGGCGAGTTCAACATCGAGAAGTACGCGGCGCTGCGGCCGGAGCTCCTCGTCAGCAACATGTTCGTCGACGACGAGCTGTTCTACGTCCCGCCGGAGAGCAAGGACAAGATCTACGGGCTGGCCCCGAGCGTCGCGATCTCCGCCGGATCCGTCCCGCTGCCGAAGCCGATCGAGCGGACGGCCGAGCTCGCCGCCGCCCTCGGCGCCGACGTGAAGTCGGACAAGGTCACCGCCGACCGGCGGCGGTTCGAGAAGGCCGCGGAGAGGGTCCGCGCGGCCGCCGAGGAGAAGCGGGGGCTGAAGGTCCTCGCGGCGTCCGCGAGCCCCGACCTGTTCTACGCCTCCAGCCCGGACAAGAACACCGACCTCATCTACCTCAAGGAGCTCGGCGTCGACATCGTCGTCCCGGAGAAGCTCGACCAGGCCGGCTACTTCGAGAACCTCAGCTGGGAGAACGCCGGGAAGTACAAGGCCGACCTCATCCTGCTCGACTCCCGCACCCAGGCGCTCCAGCCCAAGGACCTCGGCGACAAGCCGACCTGGAAGGAGCTGCCCGCGGTGAAGGCCGGACAGGTCGTCCCGTGGCAGCCCGAGCCCCGCTTCTCCTACGCGGGCTGCGCGCCGATCCTCGAGGAGTTCGCCGCCGCCCTCCAGTCCGCGAAGAAGGCCGGCTGA
- the mnhG gene encoding monovalent cation/H(+) antiporter subunit G codes for MSAADVITAILLPTGALFSALGALGALRFPDLLSRLHAATKPQTIGLLLILTGVAFQAGSFASAAPLILVAFFQLLTAPVTAQTVGGAAWRAGVIDRGVITVDDSRREESRREESRRED; via the coding sequence GTGAGCGCCGCCGACGTCATCACGGCGATCCTGCTGCCGACCGGCGCCCTCTTCTCCGCGCTCGGCGCCCTGGGCGCCCTGCGCTTCCCGGACCTGCTCAGCAGGCTGCACGCCGCGACGAAGCCGCAGACGATCGGGCTGCTCCTCATCCTCACCGGGGTCGCCTTCCAGGCGGGCTCCTTCGCGTCCGCCGCCCCGCTGATCCTCGTCGCGTTCTTCCAGCTCCTCACCGCCCCGGTCACCGCGCAGACGGTCGGCGGGGCCGCCTGGCGCGCCGGCGTGATCGACCGCGGCGTCATCACCGTCGACGACAGCCGCCGCGAGGAGAGCCGCCGCGAGGAGAGCCGCCGCGAGGACTGA
- a CDS encoding ABC transporter ATP-binding protein gives MTDATTGGTPRLTGTGLTLGYDRRVIAEDLDVAVPDGSFTVIVGPNACGKSTLLRALARILRPTAGTVVLDGGPIASWPAKKLARTLGLLPQSPIAPEGITVADLVSRGRYPHQSLLRQWSREDERVVAESMEATGVADLAGRHVDELSGGQRQRVWIAMALAQQTPLLLLDEPTTYLDIAHQIEVLDLCARLHEEGRTVVAVLHDLNHASRYATHVIAMRDGRIVAEGDPSSVVTADLVERVFGLPCRVIECPETGTPLVVPAARTKAPALR, from the coding sequence ATGACGGACGCAACGACGGGCGGGACACCGCGGCTGACCGGAACCGGCCTGACCCTGGGCTACGACCGGCGCGTCATCGCCGAGGACCTCGACGTGGCCGTGCCGGACGGCTCGTTCACGGTGATCGTCGGCCCGAACGCGTGCGGCAAGTCGACGCTGCTGCGGGCGCTGGCCCGGATCCTGCGGCCGACGGCCGGGACCGTCGTCCTGGACGGCGGGCCGATCGCGTCCTGGCCCGCCAAGAAGCTGGCGCGGACCCTCGGGCTGCTGCCGCAGTCGCCGATCGCGCCGGAGGGGATCACGGTCGCCGACCTGGTGTCGCGCGGCCGGTACCCGCACCAGAGCCTGCTGCGGCAGTGGTCGCGGGAGGACGAGCGGGTCGTCGCCGAGTCCATGGAGGCGACCGGCGTCGCGGACCTCGCCGGCCGGCACGTGGACGAGCTGTCGGGCGGCCAGCGGCAGCGGGTCTGGATCGCGATGGCGCTGGCCCAGCAGACGCCGCTGCTCCTGCTCGACGAGCCGACGACCTACCTGGACATCGCGCACCAGATCGAGGTGCTCGACCTGTGCGCCCGGCTCCACGAGGAGGGCCGGACGGTCGTGGCCGTCCTGCACGACCTCAACCACGCCTCCCGGTACGCCACCCACGTGATCGCCATGCGGGACGGCCGGATCGTGGCGGAGGGGGACCCGTCCTCGGTGGTCACCGCCGACCTGGTCGAGCGGGTCTTCGGCCTTCCGTGCCGGGTGATCGAGTGCCCCGAGACCGGGACGCCGCTGGTCGTCCCCGCCGCGCGGACGAAAGCCCCCGCCCTGCGCTGA
- a CDS encoding FecCD family ABC transporter permease has translation MLSTKPPPVTAPPARPPGRGRAAGLAAALLLLLAAAVLSLAVGAKPLSPGEAWDGLVRPGSPAYTIVHDMRLPRTVLGLLAGLALGLAGAVMQALTRNPLADPGLLGINAGASAAVVSAISFLGVTSFTGFVWFAFAGAGAVAVLLYAVGGGRAATPARLVLAGAALNAALFSYVNAVQLLDTASLDRMRFWTVGSLAAAQNHTIVRVLPFVAAGLAAALLLARPLNAMAMGDDSARALGADPARARAAAIVTITLLCGAATAACGPIIFVGLMVPHLVRALTGSDLRWLFPYCAVLSPALMLAADVAGRVVARPSEVQVGIVMVVAGGPLFLYLVRRPPHRAAAP, from the coding sequence GTGTTGTCGACCAAGCCCCCGCCGGTCACGGCGCCTCCCGCACGACCGCCGGGACGCGGGCGGGCCGCCGGGCTCGCCGCCGCGCTGCTGCTCCTGCTCGCCGCCGCCGTGCTCAGCCTGGCCGTCGGCGCGAAGCCGCTGTCGCCCGGCGAGGCGTGGGACGGGCTCGTCCGCCCCGGGTCGCCCGCGTACACGATCGTCCACGACATGCGCCTCCCGCGGACCGTCCTCGGCCTCCTCGCGGGCCTGGCGCTCGGCCTCGCCGGCGCGGTGATGCAGGCCCTCACCCGCAACCCGCTCGCCGACCCGGGGCTGCTCGGCATCAACGCCGGCGCGTCCGCCGCCGTCGTCTCGGCGATCTCCTTTCTCGGCGTGACCTCGTTCACCGGGTTCGTGTGGTTCGCGTTCGCCGGGGCGGGCGCCGTCGCGGTCCTGCTGTACGCGGTCGGCGGCGGCCGCGCCGCCACCCCCGCCCGGCTCGTGCTGGCCGGGGCCGCGCTGAACGCGGCGCTGTTCTCCTACGTCAACGCGGTGCAGCTCCTCGACACCGCGTCCCTGGACCGCATGCGGTTCTGGACGGTCGGGTCGCTCGCGGCCGCGCAGAACCACACCATCGTGCGCGTCCTGCCGTTCGTCGCCGCCGGCCTGGCGGCCGCGCTGCTGCTCGCCCGCCCGCTGAACGCGATGGCGATGGGCGACGACTCCGCCCGCGCGCTCGGCGCCGATCCCGCGCGGGCCCGCGCCGCCGCCATCGTCACGATCACGCTGCTGTGCGGGGCGGCGACCGCGGCCTGCGGGCCGATCATCTTCGTCGGGCTGATGGTGCCGCACCTCGTCCGCGCCCTCACCGGCTCCGACCTGCGCTGGCTGTTCCCGTACTGCGCGGTCCTGTCGCCCGCGCTGATGCTGGCGGCCGACGTCGCCGGACGCGTCGTCGCGCGGCCCTCCGAGGTGCAGGTCGGGATCGTCATGGTCGTCGCGGGCGGGCCGCTGTTCCTGTACCTCGTCCGGCGACCCCCGCACCGGGCGGCCGCGCCATGA
- a CDS encoding branched-chain amino acid ABC transporter permease, with translation MSESRSIRLPRRLPSRRAWLLCGGFVLLLLPPFYVDAFWLQTGLFGMSAAIGAIGLNLLTGSTGQLSMGHAFFLAVGAYGYVYLASGSDGDMTGLGLPTSLAFVGAVVLAGIAGGLFSPIAGRLRGVYLGIASLALIFIGQHVLFNAQSVTGGFNGRSVPPLELFGFAFDDSPGVVLFNVPLGALERLWFLAVALLLPAAWIARGILRGRPGRAMNTIRDHEVAAAVMGVPVARYRAGVFVLSSMYAGAAGALLALVFQRTVPEYFGMFLALDYLAMIVIGGLGSVGGAVAGAVFVSVLPQLLTRFGDDLPLVAAPGSGGVSPAEAARILYGAAVVAVVLFLPRGLAGVWPMLRTAASRRRAARHLTRLEKEEQPA, from the coding sequence GTGTCTGAATCCCGGTCCATCCGCCTCCCCCGCCGCCTCCCGTCACGACGGGCGTGGCTCCTGTGCGGCGGCTTCGTGCTCCTGCTCCTGCCCCCCTTCTACGTCGACGCGTTCTGGCTGCAGACCGGCCTGTTCGGGATGTCCGCCGCGATCGGCGCGATCGGCCTGAACCTGCTGACCGGCTCGACCGGCCAGCTGTCGATGGGGCACGCGTTCTTCCTGGCCGTCGGCGCCTACGGGTACGTGTACCTGGCGTCCGGCTCGGACGGCGACATGACCGGCCTCGGGCTGCCGACGTCGCTGGCGTTCGTCGGCGCGGTCGTGCTCGCCGGGATCGCGGGCGGCCTGTTCAGCCCCATCGCCGGGCGGCTGCGCGGCGTCTACCTCGGCATCGCCTCCCTCGCGCTGATCTTCATCGGGCAGCACGTGCTGTTCAACGCCCAGAGCGTCACCGGAGGCTTCAACGGCCGGAGCGTGCCGCCGCTGGAGCTGTTCGGGTTCGCCTTCGACGACTCCCCGGGCGTGGTGCTGTTCAACGTGCCGCTCGGCGCGCTCGAGCGGCTGTGGTTCCTCGCCGTCGCGCTGCTGCTCCCCGCGGCGTGGATCGCGCGGGGCATCCTGCGCGGCCGGCCCGGACGGGCGATGAACACCATCCGCGACCACGAGGTCGCCGCGGCGGTGATGGGCGTGCCGGTGGCCCGGTACCGCGCCGGGGTGTTCGTGCTGTCGTCGATGTACGCGGGGGCGGCCGGGGCGCTGCTGGCGCTCGTGTTCCAGCGGACCGTCCCCGAGTACTTCGGGATGTTCCTCGCCCTGGACTACCTCGCCATGATCGTCATCGGCGGTCTCGGCAGCGTCGGCGGCGCCGTCGCGGGGGCGGTGTTCGTGTCCGTCCTGCCGCAGCTCCTCACCCGCTTCGGCGACGACCTGCCGCTCGTCGCCGCACCCGGCTCGGGCGGCGTCTCCCCCGCCGAGGCCGCCCGGATCCTGTACGGCGCCGCCGTCGTCGCCGTCGTCCTGTTCCTTCCCCGCGGCCTGGCGGGGGTGTGGCCGATGCTGCGCACCGCCGCGTCCCGCCGCCGGGCGGCCCGACACCTCACCCGACTGGAAAAAGAGGAGCAACCAGCATGA